A part of Legionella sainthelensi genomic DNA contains:
- a CDS encoding MFS transporter, translating into MRKNIILFTVALAMFMEAVDTTIINTAIPVMARSLAVDPIDLKLALISYLLSLAIFIPISGWVADKFGIKIVFITAVTIFTLSSIWCGFTHNLSELILARIAQGIGGSFTVPIGRLIIFRTSARHELISKMTLVIMVASVGMMLGPLLGGIITYHFSWRWIFWVNIPVGIVTIGLASKLLPNLPSHPVPSLDKLGFVLFGSGLAVLTFGLSMFSESNVTLTQTSMMLTTALVLLCGYTKHSYKRKHPIVQVELLYTRTFCISVLGNLLTRLSFGGVPFLLPLLLQIGLGYSPSLSGLLLTPIALGVFLVKPFSVYILRWLGYKNLLMINTFLVSLSLLSFFSINSNSSIYGIAILTFAYGFLVSLQYTGMNSLAYANITEKDLSAATSIMSTIQQLSQSFGLAVSAILVDFFTYKYSVHQAFSVKIFHDTFITLGILTFFSGIIFTFLKKEDGLELIETPASKSS; encoded by the coding sequence ATGAGAAAAAACATCATCCTATTCACTGTTGCATTAGCCATGTTCATGGAAGCAGTAGATACAACCATTATTAATACAGCAATTCCTGTGATGGCCCGCAGTTTAGCGGTCGATCCCATAGATTTGAAGTTAGCACTCATCAGCTATCTTTTGAGCCTAGCAATCTTTATTCCTATTAGTGGCTGGGTAGCAGACAAATTTGGCATCAAAATAGTTTTTATTACTGCCGTCACGATATTTACTTTAAGTTCGATTTGGTGTGGATTCACGCATAACTTATCGGAGTTGATTTTGGCCCGTATTGCTCAAGGAATCGGTGGTTCATTTACTGTACCTATAGGGCGCCTCATTATTTTTCGAACCAGTGCACGGCATGAATTAATTTCAAAAATGACCCTGGTAATTATGGTTGCCTCTGTCGGTATGATGCTAGGACCATTATTAGGCGGGATTATTACTTATCATTTTTCTTGGCGTTGGATCTTTTGGGTCAATATACCTGTAGGAATAGTCACCATCGGTTTAGCAAGTAAATTACTTCCTAACTTGCCTTCTCACCCTGTTCCCTCTTTAGATAAATTAGGATTTGTTCTATTTGGCAGCGGACTGGCTGTTTTAACTTTTGGTTTATCCATGTTCAGTGAGTCCAATGTAACCCTAACGCAAACATCGATGATGCTAACCACCGCATTAGTGTTATTGTGTGGATATACCAAACATTCTTACAAAAGAAAGCATCCTATTGTTCAGGTTGAACTTTTGTATACGCGTACCTTTTGCATTTCCGTACTAGGTAATCTATTAACGCGCTTGAGTTTTGGTGGTGTGCCATTTTTATTACCTTTATTGTTACAAATTGGTTTAGGCTACTCACCAAGCTTATCCGGCCTATTACTCACCCCTATAGCATTGGGGGTATTTTTAGTGAAACCTTTTTCTGTTTATATCCTGCGTTGGCTTGGCTATAAAAATTTATTAATGATTAATACCTTTCTTGTGAGTTTATCTTTATTGTCTTTTTTTTCAATTAACTCAAACTCCTCCATTTATGGTATTGCAATTTTAACTTTTGCCTATGGTTTTTTGGTTTCACTACAGTACACCGGCATGAACTCCCTTGCATATGCGAACATTACTGAAAAGGACCTAAGCGCAGCCACCAGCATTATGAGCACTATTCAACAGTTATCGCAAAGTTTTGGTCTCGCTGTTTCAGCGATATTGGTTGATTTTTTCACCTATAAATACTCTGTACATCAGGCTTTTTCAGTTAAAATATTTCATGATACGTTTATAACGCTAGGAATACTTACTTTTTTTTCAGGAATTATTTTTACATTCCTAAAAAAGGAAGATGGTTTAGAGCTTATTGAAACTCCTGCAAGTAAATCCTCATAA
- a CDS encoding cold-shock protein, which yields MSDKIRGTVKWFNESKGFGFLESGGKDYFVHFSAILGTGFKTLAEGATVVFKPSNGQKGPQAEEVEVVA from the coding sequence ATGTCAGATAAAATTCGTGGTACAGTAAAGTGGTTTAATGAGTCCAAAGGTTTCGGTTTTTTAGAAAGTGGCGGTAAAGATTATTTTGTTCATTTCAGTGCAATTCTAGGCACCGGGTTTAAAACTCTTGCAGAAGGTGCAACCGTAGTGTTCAAACCAAGTAATGGTCAAAAAGGTCCGCAAGCTGAAGAAGTTGAAGTAGTAGCCTAA
- the hslO gene encoding Hsp33 family molecular chaperone HslO encodes MKQSDTLQRFIFEHANIRGEIVHIEDTYQTIMSQRNYPPMVKNLLGEALVSCLLLASSIKFQGSLNLQFQGDNRLPLLLVQCDHELNVRAFAQFIEGLETIEYANAFLEGQMVLTINQNNQTNAYQSMVPIQSTSMSENLMNYFAQSEQVSTRVWLAVNERAAAGMLLQLMPGQDTQHREQFWEYAVQLGQTVSEDELLTLDNEILLYRLYHETEIRIFERRETRFKCRCSLDKMKQVLTVLGEEDAKELLKEQGEVSIRCDFCNQKYTFDPIDITMLFHKG; translated from the coding sequence ATGAAACAATCAGATACCCTGCAACGCTTTATTTTTGAACATGCAAATATTCGTGGTGAAATCGTTCACATTGAAGACACTTATCAAACCATTATGAGTCAACGAAATTATCCTCCAATGGTTAAAAATTTACTAGGAGAGGCACTTGTTTCTTGTTTGCTTTTAGCATCGAGTATCAAATTTCAGGGGAGTTTAAATCTACAGTTTCAAGGAGATAATCGGCTTCCTTTATTATTAGTCCAATGTGATCATGAACTTAACGTAAGAGCCTTTGCTCAATTTATTGAAGGTCTGGAAACGATAGAGTATGCGAATGCATTTCTCGAAGGGCAAATGGTTTTAACCATTAATCAAAATAATCAAACCAATGCTTACCAGAGTATGGTTCCTATTCAATCTACTTCGATGAGTGAGAACTTAATGAACTATTTTGCTCAATCGGAGCAAGTTTCTACGCGAGTCTGGTTGGCGGTGAATGAACGTGCTGCTGCAGGAATGTTGTTGCAGCTAATGCCGGGTCAAGATACGCAACACAGGGAACAATTCTGGGAATATGCAGTGCAATTGGGTCAAACAGTGAGTGAAGACGAGTTACTGACTTTAGATAATGAAATATTATTGTACCGACTTTATCATGAAACGGAAATAAGAATATTTGAGCGGCGTGAAACTCGTTTTAAATGCCGCTGTAGCCTTGATAAAATGAAACAAGTGCTTACTGTTTTAGGTGAAGAGGATGCAAAAGAATTACTCAAAGAACAGGGGGAAGTATCTATTCGTTGTGATTTTTGTAATCAGAAATATACTTTTGATCCTATAGATATCACCATGTTGTTTCATAAGGGATAG
- a CDS encoding UvrD-helicase domain-containing protein has product MLNSQQMAAVRHIDGPLLVLAGAGSGKTRVITQKIAYLINTCGYAANTVCAVTFTNKAANEMRARVAAVLPPATRRGLKVATFHTLGLSIIKRHLDLCNLKKGFSIFDSEDCVQILRGFLPANKATEREFILQIQQRISRWKNDLLTPEQVIHNPSDAPYYEEAALLYPRYQQALKAYNAVDFDDLIRLPVSLLNEHSSVSNYWQNKIRHLLVDEYQDSNTSQYLLVKQLTGIRAHFTVVGDDDQSIYAWRGAKPENLKQLQQDYSQLKIIKLEQNYRSTNIILHSANHLIANNQHLFEKKLWSEFGHGELLRVIRCKDENDEAEQVVADLISHKIRARTQYGDYAILYRGNHQSRIFEKVLRHYGIPYHISGGQSWFAKAEVKDVFAYLKLLCNASDDAAFLRVINTPKRGIGETSLDALGHYAQNKGISLYAAADHLALSEYIAEKPRAALLSFKSWMERIKLQVITGSIVEQLKQMVEDSNYEAHIYELCDTPAKAQKKMDNVWELLEWIERLLTKNPAQTLAEVINKLILIDILDQAEEQDSDTLQLMTLHASKGLEFPYVYLVGMEEELLPHRVSIDEDQIEEERRLAYVGITRAQKGLCFTLAKQRRRAGELQDCLPSRFLDELPPEHLEWFGKNVERSEEQSKHLAKTHLAGLKSLLLEQ; this is encoded by the coding sequence ATGTTGAACAGCCAACAAATGGCAGCAGTGCGTCATATAGATGGACCTTTATTAGTCCTTGCTGGAGCTGGAAGCGGTAAAACACGAGTAATCACGCAAAAAATAGCTTATTTAATTAATACATGCGGCTATGCCGCGAATACTGTATGTGCAGTAACATTTACCAACAAAGCAGCCAATGAAATGCGTGCTCGGGTTGCAGCCGTTTTACCACCAGCAACTCGAAGAGGTTTAAAAGTAGCAACCTTCCATACTTTAGGCTTGAGTATTATCAAACGCCACCTTGACTTGTGTAATTTAAAAAAGGGCTTTTCAATTTTTGACAGCGAGGATTGCGTACAAATATTGCGTGGATTTTTACCTGCGAATAAAGCAACAGAAAGAGAGTTTATCCTGCAAATTCAACAACGAATCTCACGTTGGAAAAATGATCTCCTCACTCCGGAACAAGTGATACACAATCCTTCTGATGCTCCCTATTATGAAGAAGCTGCGTTACTTTATCCTCGCTATCAGCAGGCACTCAAAGCATATAATGCGGTAGATTTTGATGATTTGATTCGTCTTCCTGTAAGCCTTTTAAACGAACATTCTTCCGTATCAAACTATTGGCAGAATAAGATTCGTCATTTATTAGTCGATGAATATCAGGATTCAAATACCAGTCAATACCTTTTAGTAAAACAACTAACTGGAATAAGAGCTCACTTTACCGTTGTAGGTGACGACGATCAGTCAATTTATGCATGGAGAGGAGCAAAACCTGAGAATTTAAAGCAATTACAGCAGGATTATTCGCAATTAAAAATAATAAAACTGGAACAAAATTATCGGTCGACAAATATCATTTTACATTCAGCAAATCATCTTATCGCGAATAATCAACATCTATTTGAAAAAAAGTTATGGAGTGAATTCGGCCATGGTGAATTATTAAGAGTTATTCGTTGTAAAGATGAAAATGATGAGGCAGAACAGGTTGTTGCTGACTTAATTAGCCATAAAATACGCGCTAGAACTCAATATGGCGATTATGCAATTCTATACCGTGGCAATCATCAATCCCGTATTTTTGAAAAAGTGCTACGCCATTATGGAATCCCTTATCACATTAGTGGTGGTCAATCCTGGTTTGCTAAAGCAGAAGTAAAAGATGTCTTTGCCTACTTGAAATTATTGTGCAATGCGTCAGATGATGCTGCGTTTTTGCGAGTCATCAATACCCCCAAACGAGGGATCGGTGAGACAAGCCTCGATGCTCTGGGCCATTATGCGCAAAATAAAGGTATAAGCCTTTATGCAGCAGCGGATCATCTTGCACTTAGTGAATACATCGCAGAAAAACCACGTGCTGCTTTACTTTCTTTTAAATCATGGATGGAACGAATAAAGCTACAAGTCATCACGGGGTCTATAGTAGAACAACTCAAACAAATGGTAGAGGACAGTAATTATGAAGCTCATATTTATGAGCTCTGCGATACTCCTGCTAAAGCACAAAAAAAGATGGATAATGTTTGGGAGTTATTAGAGTGGATTGAGCGTTTGTTAACCAAAAATCCAGCACAAACTTTAGCTGAGGTAATTAACAAGCTCATTTTAATCGATATTCTTGATCAAGCTGAAGAACAAGATAGTGATACTTTGCAGCTTATGACCTTACATGCATCAAAGGGTCTAGAGTTTCCTTATGTTTACTTAGTAGGTATGGAAGAAGAATTGCTACCACACCGAGTCAGTATTGATGAAGACCAAATCGAAGAAGAAAGACGATTAGCCTATGTTGGTATTACTCGCGCCCAAAAAGGTTTATGCTTTACGTTAGCCAAACAAAGACGTCGTGCCGGTGAATTACAAGACTGTTTGCCAAGCAGATTTTTAGACGAACTTCCTCCCGAACACCTTGAATGGTTTGGAAAAAATGTAGAACGCTCCGAAGAACAATCAAAACATTTAGCAAAAACTCATTTAGCTGGATTAAAAAGCCTGCTACTTGAACAGTAA
- a CDS encoding ankyrin repeat domain-containing protein, translating to MEIKTNMNLILKAVEIGQIGVVRALILEGRDVNEFSQGGNCPLLEAASRNDSKIVALLLQHGANPMVEDPRGQTPLYWAQRYKNTEMEEMITNRLNESIRLHTSF from the coding sequence ATGGAAATTAAAACGAATATGAATCTTATATTGAAAGCTGTAGAGATTGGCCAGATTGGTGTCGTGAGAGCTCTTATTCTCGAAGGTCGAGATGTTAATGAGTTTTCGCAAGGCGGAAATTGTCCTCTTCTTGAAGCAGCAAGCCGTAATGACAGTAAAATTGTAGCGCTCTTGCTGCAACATGGAGCTAATCCAATGGTGGAAGATCCAAGAGGCCAGACCCCTTTATATTGGGCTCAAAGATATAAAAACACTGAAATGGAGGAAATGATTACTAATCGATTAAATGAGTCAATTAGGTTACACACATCCTTCTAA